From a single Miscanthus floridulus cultivar M001 chromosome 8, ASM1932011v1, whole genome shotgun sequence genomic region:
- the LOC136470102 gene encoding uncharacterized protein — translation MTIVPLCTPSRCCPPPSPRSPTSPPPRASSPSPAPSPVSDCSSTADALVSRPRLGSADSRATALEELACSVAALPASSTAAAVSAVAMLLESTGGGEDLLPAVAALAAFASSDAARPSLTQEVSAMVPHLCRTLESGGTAAEHACVALLPLRVTSRDASATVAVSGGVAALLAACAGDTPATQAAAARMLRNLAAFLDLLPAFHDGGALPLLLQLVSPGTPRAG, via the coding sequence ATGACCATTGTACCCTTATGCACACCGTCTCGCTGTTGTCCTCCACCGTCGCCTCGCTCCCCCACCTCGCCACCGCCGCGTGCCTCCTCGCCGAGCCCGGCCCCCTCCCCCGTCTCCGATTGCAGTTCCACCGCGGACGCGCTCGTCTCCCGGCCTCGCCTGGGGTCCGCGGACTCCCGCGCCACCGCGCTGGAGGAGCTGGCATGCTCGGTGGCAGCGCTGCCGGCGTCCTCCACGGCCGCGGCCGTCTCTGCAGTGGCTATGCTGCTCGAAtccaccggcggcggcgaggacctCCTCCCGGCCGTGGCCGCGCTGGCCGCCTTCGCATCCTCGGACGCCGCGCGCCCATCCTTGACGCAGGAGGTTAGCGCCATGGTGCCCCACCTGTGCCGCACACTCGAATCCGGCGGCACGGCCGCAGAGCACGCGTGCGTGGCGCTGCTCCCACTGAGGGTGACGTCTCGGGACGCGTCCGCAACCGTGGCCGTGAGCGGCGGGGTGGCAGCGCTCCTGGCAGCCTGCGCCGGTGACACCCCGGCAACCCAGGCCGCGGCAGCTCGGATGCTCCGGAACCTCGCCGCGTTTCTGGATCTCCTCCCGGCGTTCCACGACGGGGGCGCGCTACCGCTGCTCCTGCAGCTGGTCTCCCCCGGGACGCCTCGAGCAGGATAG